CTTTGATGACAGCTTCCCCTTTCTCATAATGTTGAGGAAGATAGTCACCTTGGATTCCATTGAAGTCGAATGGAGTGAAAGAGAACAAAGCATTTGCCATCTCAGAAAAGAAGCAGATCGGCAAATTCACACACAAATGAGACAATAATGGTTATCTAACAGGTTTCATATTTGTCTAAGTTTTCTTGGTTTGGTTACTGGCATTAATCATGGAGAAGTCCGAAGTAGCTAAACCCAAAAAAGGCGAGGATTGTGACAGAGAAGGTGACGTTTCAACATAGCCGTCATGGCCTGCTTGGATTAAGCAGACTGTGGATTAGAATAGAATTTGAGATGTTATCATGGATAAAACAAGGCCGAAGATCCAAATGGATGATGATAACAAAATTACGACCACGTTTCCTAAGTTGGGCCAAGCAACGTTagacaaaaataattaaattataaattgaagaaaataaaataaattagtgaCACAATTCAAAGGGATAACTTATACAAATTACTTGAggaaattaataataatcactattttcttttcctttctttgctGGCACTAATCTTTTGTTTGGTTTGAGCCAACTAGAGGGTGGAGCTTTCTCTGGGCTGGACTTCTCAAACGCGTGTCCATATTGGATTTACAATAATGGAATTTtgcatttcaattcaattttactttaatacgataaatcataattttaaataataattattttaatataatgaaaaGCAAAACCGATAAATAACTACTCTCCAGTTAGTTTgcaaaatttatttaatgaatagtttactaatataattaactgagtttatacataaattataaataaattcattcaGAAATTTTATGAgcctaatattaataaatttaaatttaatatatttattaaataattcaactcacaagaaagcaaattaaattgaACCTAAAATATTTTGCAATTTACACCTTATCTCTTAGTTAAAAATTCATACAAAAACGCCATATCACCTTCTAATAGAATTACTATGCAAATATCCTTAAATTCAAGGGGAATGTGATAATAATTTCACAACTAATAAAATTAGGGCTAATAGTACTAAAATTTTTCCCCTTACGTGtttgtatattttaattctaaagttttaatttttgtggTATACCACATacccaaaattcaaaattttaagaaattttatttgaatcaaaaaataattttagaaaaagtGAGATTGATTGTGTGGCAGCCTATGTTCTATCAATAGACCTCAGATCACATATCAACATAACTAATTCAACCCAACAACCTCAACTCCTTTATACTCAACACATcccaactaaaattaaaaatctctaaaatttaaatcCCTAGTATCTTCCTTCCTTATCTTTCTCTAAATTCTCCATGAGGATCTTATACTTCACCTACCAATTTATATGTTTCATATTGTTGCATCTCTTCACATTTTCtctaagtttatttttaatttaaataaaattttattaaattttgaatttctaatTTGTGATgtcaaaattaacaaaaaaaaaaaagaaagaaagaaaagctgGGAATTCTTTAGTGCTATTAGTACATAAAGTTAATTAGAAAAAGACTAGTCATCACAAAAAAGGATTATGAAATAGAAAAAGCAATGGTTTATGGGGGTTCCTTAAGCTGCAAAATCCAATTATTTTTGGTGgcattttttccctttttctcaAATTTGGTGAATTACACTATTTTTGCAAAACAATTCAATGAATTTCATACTATATTATAATACTTAGCTTATTAAGGCACGGAATGGATATGATAGTGGCTGTACTCTctttgataaatttattttttaaagtaaaatgagGTGATTGGACAATGATGATgtttttaaaagttttggaCATAGGAAAGTGATGCTTTAAATGCGtaacttaaaacatacaaaatTCAAATAAGACCATTTTGAATTTAGAATTCACctcaaaatttttcatattatttgtTATCCATTACCGAAAGTACAAAGATTATTGGCTTAGTGGTCCGCTTTGATGAGGTCAACCTTGTAATGTTGAAGGAAATTTGGATGGATGGATGGATGATTTGAGCGAATCATGACTCAGTATTGGACATACCAAGGCGTTATTACTTAGTTCGGTGGTTCAAAACTGAGTGAGTCTACTCCAATCATCTATTAAAATCAAGGGTTCAACTCACAGGGTCACATCACCATAATGTTTAGCTctatatttaattgaaatttacatgaaataaatgttttaaataaCTTTAGTGTATATAATACATTAAACAGTctccttttttattattattatttctttctttcttctttttcttctttctctccttctttgATGGGTGACAGTAAAAATTAGAACGTTAATATTGAAGGATTTTAATTGCTCCACCTAGCTGTAGATTGGTTTGTTATGCATTGGCCAATGGACATCTCATCCTGTATAATCAATTTAAAGCAAAACATAGCAGATTGTTTTACgtctatatttaaattataatcaatGATAATAGTCGAAAATtatatttacttatttatttgtagtcgaaaaattatattattttatataataaaaaattgagttttcttaaaattacttttaaattattattaaactgTTAATTTAACACTATTAAGATTACACATATTACTAAGATTACTATGGTatagatattattttaaaaagaaaactaaATAGTGGCTACAGAGGACAGGGagaatttctttttaatatacATTAGGGTTTATATACACCTGTTCAACCAGTAATTAATATATCGTCAAAATGAAGGTGGATTTCAAtgcaaaatttgatttttttttttttaatttatttattttcacttaAGTGTTTATACAACCTAATGGACCTAAGAATTAAAATTTCCTGGAATTGCTCAACATTCAGACCTTGTCTTCATTTCCACAAGGGTCGGGAGAAGACCCTTGTGGATTTCTTCTCAAGCCTCTATAAAGCAAAACCATCATTATCCACATTAAGCCTTTCACAACTCTCACCAGACCAATTGTTACTGTGAGGTAGTAAAGCCACCACCCAAGCATATCAGCCATGCCTATGCCCACTAACATATCTCTCTTTGCCTCTGCTACGATAACCAGACATTCAACCTCATCCCTCAACTTCAACCACCACAGTATACCAAAACTCGCCGCCATAGCCACCCTTTGAAACCAGCTTTCTGCTCTAGTCACCCCAAATAACGTGTCATCAACCACCTGCTTAACCACGGTTCTACACCAATGAAGCATAGTCTCATGCAAACCCACGAAAAATATTACCCTATTTAACAAACTTCTCTTGACATCAAAAGTGTGACCATCGATGTCAGCTGCTATGCTGCCTTCTATTCCCAAGCCAACGCATACTTGTAAAGTACAGAGTAAAATCCATGCAGTGCACAGTCGGGGTCGGTAAAGTTGATCACCAGGCGGCGACTCACTTAGAAGGGTAACTCTAGCAGTCAAGCCATGGAGGAGAGTTGCTACGCTAAGAATcgaaacaagaaaataaagaagtaGAGGATTGGCGTAGAGAAACAAAGAGAAGAGCAAAGAAGAGAATGGCGGCGTAGGACCAGATCTGATGCTCAAGAGATAACTGTAACAAGAGAGCCTGGCAAGGAGGAGAAAGGAAAGAGGAAGCAAGATACTGAGGATTGTGATTGTGAGAACTTGGAAGGGTTCCGCCGAGATGGCATAGAGATTTTGAGCTTTGTGTCGCCAATTGATCTGCTGCCAAACCATTTTGTCCCGAAATGAAATTTGATAATTAGATGTTAAGAAAGAAAACttacattaaataatttatgtgattgttaCCAAGCTGAAGCTGTAGCTCCggcaaataaaatataattataaagtgGTTCCCACTTCCAAATTTGAAGTTACCTACCCAAGACATGTTCTTCATATGCTGTGTATACACACATTTTGCTTCAAATATACATATGTATTtgtttttttcagaaaatatattttttattaataaattattatatatacaatatatatttatattacggTTTATATCGattcaattattattaacaaaaaaaatactatattaattaatatcaaCATTATTTGCAttcgaatatatatatatttaaatcaaagtttcaaatatat
The sequence above is a segment of the Manihot esculenta cultivar AM560-2 chromosome 5, M.esculenta_v8, whole genome shotgun sequence genome. Coding sequences within it:
- the LOC110615480 gene encoding uncharacterized protein LOC110615480 is translated as MVWQQINWRHKAQNLYAISAEPFQVLTITILSILLPLSFLLLARLSCYSYLLSIRSGPTPPFSSLLFSLFLYANPLLLYFLVSILSVATLLHGLTARVTLLSESPPGDQLYRPRLCTAWILLCTLQVCVGLGIEGSIAADIDGHTFDVKRSLLNRVIFFVGLHETMLHWCRTVVKQVVDDTLFGVTRAESWFQRVAMAASFGILWWLKLRDEVECLVIVAEAKRDMLVGIGMADMLGWWLYYLTVTIGLVRVVKGLMWIMMVLLYRGLRRNPQGSSPDPCGNEDKV